A genome region from Maylandia zebra isolate NMK-2024a linkage group LG6, Mzebra_GT3a, whole genome shotgun sequence includes the following:
- the LOC143419117 gene encoding uncharacterized protein LOC143419117, whose amino-acid sequence MVADTGETSVDDATRRMMKFLISPELAVEYNMLGRHGEKKFRDLRLFNVVYEALKNYLTSKVNLQEAEKALSKWFSGTKDRGGPRAARISWTSFAITFNRSSPRIFFAFGKNTRTLTCLPSCPRTQRNSGLPAFSTTPLDYHRLSLKARFMPITGTIFRGW is encoded by the exons ATGGTAGCAGATACGGGGGAAACAAGTGTAGACGATGCCACAAGAAGGATGATGAAATTCCTCATATCACCTGAGCTGGCTGTGGAGTACAACATGCTTGGCCgacatggggaaaaaaagttcagAGATTTGCgtctttttaatgttgtgtatG AGGCACTGAAGAATTATTTAACATCAAAAGTCAACTTGCAAGAAGCAGAGAAGGCTCTGTCCAAGTGGTTCAGTGGAACTAAAGACAGAGGAGGACCGAGGGCTGCAAGG ATTTCCTGGACCTCCTTTGCCATCACCTTCAACCGCAGCTCACCTCGGATTTTCTTCGCATTCGGGAAGAATACAAGGACTCTCACTtgcctgccctcctgccctCGGACACAGCGGAACTCAGGTCTGCCAGCCTTTTCCACTACTCCCCTGGATTATCACCGCCTCTCCCTCAAAGCAAGGTTCATGCCGATCACCGGAACCATATTCCG agggtggtga